One window of Sulfurospirillum sp. 1612 genomic DNA carries:
- the kdsB gene encoding 3-deoxy-manno-octulosonate cytidylyltransferase: MILIPARIASNRFPNKVLANINGLPMVIATAKRVSNLDEVAIATDSDEIVSLAKDYGFQACLTSKAHQSGTDRINEALMQLSLPDDEVIINVQADEPFIEPEVVQKVINRVQHALSHHEDIMMTSCYKIISDEAANDPNLVKVITDVKGNAIYFSRSKIPYEREKNDHYFGHLGIYGFTKKSLHEFCLLPASPLENIEKLEQLRAIYHDKKVAMIEVQSQSFGIDTKEDLEKALKQFKDK, from the coding sequence ATGATACTTATTCCTGCGAGAATCGCTTCAAACCGTTTTCCCAATAAAGTCTTAGCCAATATCAATGGCCTTCCGATGGTCATCGCTACGGCCAAAAGAGTCTCAAATCTTGATGAAGTCGCCATCGCCACCGATTCTGATGAGATTGTCTCATTGGCAAAAGATTATGGGTTTCAAGCGTGTTTGACCAGTAAAGCCCACCAAAGTGGCACTGATAGAATCAATGAAGCCCTGATGCAACTCTCTTTACCTGATGATGAAGTCATCATCAATGTCCAAGCAGATGAGCCCTTTATTGAGCCAGAAGTCGTCCAAAAAGTTATCAATCGAGTACAACACGCTCTGAGTCATCATGAAGATATCATGATGACAAGTTGCTATAAAATTATCAGCGATGAGGCGGCCAATGATCCTAATCTTGTCAAGGTGATTACTGATGTCAAAGGCAATGCAATCTATTTTTCAAGGAGCAAGATTCCTTATGAAAGAGAGAAAAACGACCACTATTTTGGGCATCTTGGTATTTATGGCTTTACCAAAAAATCGCTTCATGAATTTTGCCTTTTGCCTGCTTCTCCTTTGGAAAATATCGAAAAACTAGAACAACTGCGTGCGATTTATCATGATAAAAAAGTCGCGATGATAGAAGTACAAAGCCAAAGCTTTGGCATTGATACTAAAGAGGATTTAGAAAAAGCGCTAAAGCAATTCAAAGACAAATAA
- the ilvA gene encoding threonine ammonia-lyase, giving the protein MIELSEIIQAKRLIADVVSKTPFVYAPLLSEKVDAKIFLKKENLQLTGAYKIRGAFNKIASLSDEEKQKGVIAASAGNHAQGVAYSARHFGIKATIIMPDATPLLKVSGTKDLGAEVILHGNNYDEAYAYALKYAKENGMTFIHPFEDDKVIAGQGTVAIEMLDKIRDLNTILVPIGGGGLISGVASAIKQIDPKIRVIGVTSKGAPGMYNSFKAGKAINSKSVRTIADGIAVRDVSEKNLAHILELVDDIIQVDEEEIASAVLFLLEKQKIIVEGAGAVGVAAILHHKVDLKKNENVGIVLSGGNIDVQMLSVIIEKGLMKSHRKMKLLITLIDKPGALMYLTDILRDANANIIQIDYDRTSTKLAYGDAKITIVLETKGKEHQAEIKQMLENNHYPFVVEL; this is encoded by the coding sequence ATGATAGAACTGAGTGAAATAATACAAGCCAAGAGATTAATCGCCGATGTCGTCTCCAAAACACCCTTTGTTTATGCGCCTCTTTTAAGTGAAAAAGTTGATGCTAAAATATTTTTAAAAAAAGAAAATCTCCAACTCACCGGTGCTTATAAGATACGGGGAGCTTTTAATAAAATCGCGTCATTAAGTGATGAAGAAAAACAAAAAGGCGTCATCGCAGCCAGTGCGGGGAATCATGCCCAAGGTGTTGCTTATAGTGCCAGACATTTTGGTATCAAAGCGACGATTATTATGCCTGATGCTACTCCATTGCTAAAAGTCTCTGGTACCAAAGATTTAGGTGCTGAAGTCATTTTACATGGTAATAATTATGATGAAGCTTATGCTTATGCACTCAAATATGCCAAAGAAAATGGCATGACTTTTATCCATCCATTTGAGGATGATAAAGTCATCGCAGGACAAGGTACGGTTGCGATTGAGATGCTCGATAAAATTCGTGATCTCAATACTATCTTAGTACCAATCGGTGGTGGCGGACTCATCAGTGGTGTCGCCTCAGCCATCAAACAAATTGATCCCAAAATTCGTGTTATCGGCGTCACTTCTAAAGGGGCACCGGGGATGTATAACTCATTTAAAGCCGGTAAAGCAATCAACTCAAAAAGCGTGAGAACGATAGCTGATGGTATTGCCGTTCGTGATGTTAGCGAGAAAAATCTCGCACATATCTTAGAGTTGGTTGATGATATTATTCAAGTTGATGAAGAAGAGATTGCTAGTGCGGTTTTATTTCTTTTGGAAAAACAAAAAATTATCGTAGAAGGGGCGGGTGCCGTTGGTGTGGCGGCTATCCTTCATCACAAAGTTGATTTGAAGAAAAATGAAAATGTTGGTATTGTGCTCAGTGGTGGTAATATCGATGTTCAGATGCTCTCTGTCATCATTGAAAAAGGTTTGATGAAGTCACACCGAAAGATGAAGCTACTCATCACTTTGATTGATAAACCGGGTGCTTTGATGTATTTGACCGATATCTTACGCGATGCCAATGCCAATATCATCCAAATCGATTATGATAGGACATCGACCAAGCTCGCTTATGGAGATGCCAAGATTACCATCGTGCTTGAGACCAAAGGAAAAGAGCATCAAGCAGAAATCAAACAGATGTTAGAGAACAATCACTACCCTTTTGTCGTAGAACTTTAA
- a CDS encoding glutamine--tRNA ligase/YqeY domain fusion protein yields MTQNKDFLRTIVEEDLNSGKYKEIVTRFPPEPNGFPHIGHAKSIAINFGIARDYQGYCNLRMDDTNPTKEDTKYVEALKDAVQWLGFEWHDEVYFTSDYFPKLYEYAIQLIKMGKAYVDSLNEEEIREYRGSVTEAGKRSEYANRSVEENLELFEKMKDGVFKDGEHVLRAKIDMSAANMKMRDPLLYRIRHAHHFRSGDAWCIYPMYDFAHCLSDYIEGVTHSICTLEFENNREIYDWLLDTLELDPPRPYQYEFARLGINYTVMSKRKLLELVQGNYVSGWDDPRLPTLAGYRRRGYTPEAILNFCDQIGIAKANSTVDVAQLEFCIRDDLNQKVPRVMCVLDPLKVTIENYEGSEMIEASYYPHDVPKEGSRLLPFSKEIYIERDDFMEHPPKDYFRLTPHQPVRLKNAYIIACTEVLKDEKGRIIEIKAKYYPDSKSGSDTSGIKTKSAIHWVSAKEAKKVEIRLYDRLFKVEAPEGIEDLNPNSLQIIKEAMIEPSVITEKLDERFQFERQGYFYEDPIDSTDDKPVFNKIVGLKDSWAKKKKVATPPAPKPTAPKPKNKKPASAKVAMSLNATQQKRFDYYRKLELNSEVATILACDAQLSSFYHDALSEYSSPVSLANMIVTEVARELKEKPIEALKFDAKQIAQLVKMIDDATISSKIAKQVFEQMSQSGKNPAEIVEEKGLVQISDPAKISPIVDEVFAKNPENLAKFKAGNEKLFGFFVGQVLKNSGGKANPQVVNKLVKEKLSK; encoded by the coding sequence TTGACACAAAATAAAGATTTTTTACGTACAATAGTCGAAGAGGATTTAAACTCGGGAAAATACAAAGAAATCGTGACCAGATTTCCACCAGAACCCAATGGCTTTCCTCACATCGGACACGCGAAATCCATCGCGATAAACTTTGGTATTGCGCGTGATTATCAAGGATATTGTAATCTTAGGATGGATGATACCAATCCGACCAAAGAGGATACCAAATACGTCGAAGCACTCAAAGATGCCGTGCAATGGTTAGGGTTTGAGTGGCATGATGAGGTCTATTTTACTTCAGATTATTTTCCAAAACTTTATGAGTATGCGATACAACTTATCAAAATGGGCAAGGCTTATGTGGATAGTCTCAATGAAGAGGAGATACGAGAATACCGTGGCAGTGTGACAGAAGCGGGCAAACGCAGTGAATATGCTAATCGTAGTGTTGAAGAGAATTTAGAACTCTTTGAAAAGATGAAAGATGGTGTATTCAAAGATGGCGAACATGTCCTAAGAGCCAAGATTGATATGAGTGCGGCCAATATGAAGATGCGTGATCCACTCTTATATCGCATCCGACATGCCCATCATTTTAGATCTGGCGATGCGTGGTGTATCTATCCGATGTATGATTTTGCCCACTGTTTGTCTGATTATATCGAAGGGGTGACGCACTCAATTTGTACTTTGGAATTTGAAAATAATCGTGAGATTTATGATTGGTTGCTTGATACGCTTGAGCTTGATCCTCCCCGTCCTTATCAGTATGAGTTTGCGCGTCTTGGTATTAATTACACGGTGATGAGTAAAAGAAAGCTGTTGGAGTTAGTACAAGGCAATTATGTGAGTGGCTGGGATGATCCTCGTCTTCCAACTCTCGCAGGGTATCGAAGAAGAGGATATACGCCTGAGGCGATTTTAAATTTTTGCGATCAAATTGGTATTGCCAAAGCCAACTCGACGGTTGATGTGGCGCAACTGGAATTTTGTATTAGAGATGATTTGAATCAAAAAGTTCCTCGCGTGATGTGTGTCCTTGATCCGCTTAAAGTTACCATCGAAAATTATGAAGGCAGTGAGATGATTGAAGCCTCTTACTATCCTCATGATGTTCCCAAAGAGGGCTCGAGGTTGCTTCCTTTTTCAAAAGAAATTTATATAGAACGTGATGATTTCATGGAACATCCACCCAAAGATTATTTTCGTTTGACTCCTCATCAGCCCGTACGCTTGAAAAATGCTTATATCATCGCGTGTACGGAAGTCCTCAAAGATGAAAAGGGACGCATTATCGAAATCAAAGCCAAATACTATCCTGATTCCAAAAGTGGTTCTGATACGAGTGGCATTAAGACCAAAAGTGCGATTCATTGGGTTAGCGCCAAAGAGGCAAAAAAAGTTGAAATACGATTGTATGATCGGTTGTTTAAGGTTGAAGCACCTGAGGGGATTGAAGATTTAAATCCAAACTCATTGCAAATTATCAAAGAGGCTATGATTGAGCCCTCTGTGATTACCGAAAAGCTAGATGAGCGATTTCAATTTGAGAGACAAGGATATTTCTATGAAGATCCTATCGATTCTACTGATGATAAACCGGTCTTTAATAAAATTGTCGGCTTAAAAGATTCTTGGGCCAAAAAGAAAAAAGTTGCCACACCGCCTGCGCCGAAACCAACTGCGCCAAAACCAAAAAATAAAAAGCCAGCCAGTGCTAAAGTGGCGATGTCACTGAACGCAACGCAACAGAAGCGATTTGATTATTATCGTAAATTGGAACTTAATAGCGAAGTAGCGACGATTCTAGCATGTGATGCGCAGCTTTCCTCTTTTTATCATGATGCGCTATCAGAGTATAGCAGCCCTGTGAGTTTGGCAAATATGATCGTCACAGAGGTGGCAAGAGAGCTCAAAGAAAAGCCCATAGAGGCTTTAAAATTTGATGCAAAACAGATTGCACAACTTGTGAAAATGATCGATGATGCGACCATTTCAAGTAAAATTGCAAAACAAGTTTTTGAACAGATGTCTCAATCTGGGAAAAATCCTGCTGAGATTGTCGAAGAAAAAGGCTTGGTACAAATTAGCGATCCTGCAAAAATTTCACCAATTGTTGATGAAGTGTTTGCGAAAAATCCTGAAAATCTTGCTAAATTTAAAGCGGGAAATGAGAAACTTTTTGGTTTTTTTGTCGGACAGGTTCTCAAAAATAGCGGAGGAAAAGCCAACCCACAAGTGGTTAATAAACTGGTAAAAGAAAAATTAAGCAAATAA
- a CDS encoding CoA-binding protein encodes MECPMPTINTNDIKEIKKIFDEVQSIAIIGLSPDESKDSNKVARYLQQEGFKIIPVYPKEETILGEKVYRSLSEIDERVDMVDMFRKPAIADSLLEEILKRDDVKVFWLQLGIVNNEACEKAKAAGLTVVQNKCSKVEHQRLAV; translated from the coding sequence ATGGAATGTCCAATGCCTACTATCAATACCAATGATATAAAAGAGATAAAAAAGATTTTTGATGAGGTACAAAGTATTGCGATTATTGGTCTCTCTCCTGATGAGAGTAAAGACAGTAATAAGGTCGCGCGTTATTTGCAACAAGAAGGTTTTAAGATTATTCCTGTTTATCCTAAAGAAGAGACGATTTTAGGTGAAAAAGTGTATCGAAGCCTTAGTGAAATCGACGAACGCGTTGATATGGTCGATATGTTTCGTAAACCTGCTATTGCTGATAGTTTGTTGGAAGAAATCTTAAAACGTGATGATGTCAAAGTATTTTGGTTGCAATTAGGAATTGTTAATAATGAAGCGTGTGAAAAAGCAAAAGCAGCAGGGCTCACCGTCGTGCAAAATAAATGTTCCAAAGTAGAACATCAAAGGTTGGCTGTATGA